Genomic segment of Plasmodium brasilianum strain Bolivian I chromosome 8, whole genome shotgun sequence:
TGAATGttgaacattttaaaatgataatgcttatgcatataattatgaggaatattttaaatataatgaaatatataacatgtcTACACTGTAtttgaaattaaaatgttgtcgttttaacaaaattgattataaatttataaaggCAGTTAAAACTATGTCTATtgattattttgtttaaaataatacagaAAGAACAAGTAAAAAGAGTATACCATAAGGAAtggtttaaaaaatttatcctAATGTTTcataagaatataatatattaaaatgcaATTATTTATCAGTTCCTTAAATGTTTATGTGGTTGTtgaaatatgttttatgttattccttttataaatagtaaaagtaaattgtatgttaaataataatatattacaatgctatatatattttttttccttaaaaagttataataaaaaattaattgtattaaatatatattacatttaccatttatatattaattcgtAGAATTTGGAGCCTTATTTTATAAgtacaaaagaaaataaatatttatattattaaggaGCAAACGAATGAATTATCTAAGGGTGGCTTAGCACATTCATCTCTACATTTATTATGAAATCAATTAAATATAGATTATTCTCATAACTGATACACCTCAGAGTTATGGAAAATGGAAATTCCACAGAGTGATGACATCAAATTTAACGTGTGGAAATTTGGCTTCATATAAAAGTTTATTAAGCGGAAGATAAAAAAGATTGAAggataaaatacatataaagaGCTTGGTTAATACTAAATCATATATcgtaaatatatcaaaatgaaTATCAttgatttaaaatatataataaaggtAGATATGCAGATACTGTATCAATAATACTGAATAATATTAGGAGgcaaaacatatatttatttaaatgtaatttaagaaagtataaaaatgaacgaaaaatatatctaaatgaaataaataaggaaaaaaattataatacataagAATTATTTAGGAATTGATGCATCAATAGGAAGAAAAATAACCTATGGAACAAATCGATATATTAGAATTAAAgtatttgaaatataaaaaaaatatttttttatttcaactTTGTATCTTAACAAGTAAAATGGAGAATatgatttataaaaatatttatcaagaaggagaaataaataaacgtaCGGTAAGGTGAATTAATAGGTGTTTACTTATATgtcatacataatataattattaaattttatggaATGGtagttaaataatatttagaaaacatatatgtaaataaatgcCCAAGTCTTATAGTTAAATCTTTTTAAAGAGATAATGTCTACATATTGAACCCAACGAagtcattaaaataaattcatatataaagtaaaaatagaagttttgttatatattgaaGTATCCGAAGAACagtattcattatatatgaattactATGTGAGTATATTAACGTAATGAAGTCCTCGATCATATGTATAGGAATGAATTGtatgttataaaattatataatttataaaaaatgaattaataaatagtatttcttaagaaatatattattttgtgaGAATGCtaaataaactaaaataaatgaaatcaAAATCTTATATTATCTTTAATACATAATCACTATATTGAATAAATGTGCATAAACTCATATAAGTGAATATTATGAAtgtcttttttatatgattgtccatataaaaagaaaaaaagttacTAAGagataatatacattttaaaatcataacattataaaaaaggtataaataataaaaatgaaaaacttgTACATTTCATTCGTTAATTAAACAATATAATTCTTCACGTACAACTTATTAGATCCATAAGTAATAGCATAGTTAATATGTGATATAACCTGGGTGTGCGGTAttactaataaataaaaaaatattaaataataaaatttttataggctacattttatataattttataattttttttaccgaAATATTGATGtcaaacaaaattattatgtattatatattcatatgatCTTAACcatataacaaattataaaaataaaataataatataaatgataaattatgaaatattacCACGGAATATAACGTAATGCATTTAggtaaatagaaaaatattaagactaatattaaaaaataagagcaTAATTTAACTTATGATATAGTTGCATAACGTAGAAAAGATTAAACATattagaaacaaaaaaaaaaagaattcaaaaattactttttcatttaaagaaaaattaaaatatttagaaagtgacaattaaaataattcatttatgaAACAATAAAGTAATAAGTTTATTGTGAAGTAATAAATATGGTTCTTTTGTTAGActataattacatttatattaggaataaatatagaattatacaatttcttcataattacttttttaatttaaaattatctttatatttaatagttttcgttcctttttttttgattaattttttttttttttaaatgtaatatgaaatattttttttatgattcgTATAATGTTTTGTgcgtataataattttttagtttcCATTTGCAGTGATATAAAccacaattaaaaaaattaagatatataatatttttgtaaatatgtatttcgcacaaaaacaaaaattaaattaaaatatatttacgtatatattttttttaaatatatgctttttatggtatgtgtttataaaacaaaagaaataatgaacttattttaaaaaattgttctgaaaaaaataaattaatgatTTTCTTAACACAttattatactattatattaaaaaatattatgtataatatttatttggaaatatattttatcagaatatttttgaaattattactaataaatCAAAGAAACatcaacaaaaaatatttttgatttttttttttttttttttggtttttaatcataaacattaatttatttaatgaataaaatacgaaaaaaacgtttttttataaatttattaatatattatatgcaataattaaatgtatttccaaaatataattcataaaattatatatttatagtacAGATACAAAACTTCCATATggattatactttttaaaatataaaatttcataaattataaacCATGAAAATCCCATTTCTtacaaatgtattttattttacagaattcatattatattagttattacggaataatttataatggaaatgttcttttattaaaatttaattttttcatttatatttataattaaaaacatttaattatagttactaaattttataatatgcaGTTTGTGTAGGTATTTGAAATGCTAAGGAAAATTAATTGGAATCAATAATTAAAGCCTTAatgcataaaattatatacagtATCTCCATTTTGcacttatattttgaataaaccaataatttagaaatattacaataataatttctttttattctccaaacatataataaattattatgaaatcaGTTTACTATtagataattattttatatattttgaatatttatatttattaacgaacttaaattattttaattcgaattagatttttataaataacattaaaataaaaatttaatagttattttcattttctcttttgtaaaatacatatatatatattttttatttagatcTTTATGGAGCAgtgtcaaaaaaaaatttttaactaaTGTAGgaacttttattattagttgTACACTATGctattcttaattttttcttaaaagaataaattataatattaataattaacataatggaacaaaaaaataagtttctcttttttaatataattgctatctttatttttttaagttggGTATACTATTTTAACAATGAAGTGCTATGATaaagttttataatattattttatattattgatATTTAACTTgttgtattattaataatacttttcctttgaataaaattatttaatgtttaaataggaaatatttatatatgttttttttttttttagaaccCATTTAACATATCTTTGAATGAAAACTGCAGACATcgtaaaaaattagatacaaaaatttatagatTACTTGCAAAATATAAACGGAATAAGGATTCAAGTGTTGTATTTGTTAAAGTAAAGGTTCCAATTAAAGAAGAATATGCAGAAAAAGATGTATTTAACAAGGATGAAGTAtcaagaagaaaaaataatcagttaggtaaacatatatataataatattggaGACTATGAACTATCTAGGGAAAATAATTCTTCTGTATGCACAAGAAGAGATCCACATTTtggaaaaagaatatatgaccatatatattataaaaatcatGTTAGGTTTGCTACGAATAAcgattttaactttttaaaaagtagtaaaaatagaaaaataaatatgttacgtgctttatttattatatatctacCCATTGTATTACTAAATATTGCTATGATAGATTTTAGTAGTTGGACACTTAGAGATATAATTCCAGAAGATTGGAAGATaccaataattatattaatatatatattgcctATGGTGTTTATGCCATTGGCTATTTTTATCTGTAGGAAGcttgaaaaatatgataaaatgttatatataaaaagtaaaatgtataataggAAATATCGTCCTTTAACTAATATaggtttttaaaaaaattatgatcatttattttcttagctacatatattcattacaAGCATCAATATAAGTACATAACTTTTATTAATCCACCTTTAGATAAATAATCTTTTTCATAGGAAACAGTAAAATAAacgtttttcattttttgatgaatttgaatgttttaatatttttgagtttgtattttaaattattctttttagtttgacaaaaagttatatccttatatatatatatatatatatatatatatatatatatgtatattaaaatatattattttggaaaaaaaatatatatacataaatatgtttcaAAATAATTACGGAAaggcataataaaaataactttgTAGTTATCTTTTGTAGTTTTGTGTGTAACTGTAAAATATTgtcttgtttttattattatcatgtTCTTTCTTAAAAACTATTTGTTGATATATTCAAAGCGAAgttttattaacataatataaaaaattaattatctcctttttcttattaagatacaaattaaatgaatgattatatattattacttattgttgtatattttatttgtttaaatgtacatatgtaaattatatatttcataaaagttattatcatatatttaattttacttaaaacacaaattcattatatgagagctaagaataaattaaaataaaaacaaatcgATGTAACTTATTTTATCAGATTTTAGGagtaatgtaaaataatatagagaataattactatatatttatttaactttGTTGTCCGTTTTTACTAAACAATTTGtttaatgaataattaaaatgtaacATAAGGcccaaaaatataaaaaacttttATGACATTTTAAATGTCAGAAGAAAGAGATAAAcatctttttgtttatttatattttattttatgctgTAGATcagtttttaatattattgtgcactaaatattattatattttaaaatttctagtaaatattaaattccGTTTAGTATACTTAACATAGActgttaatttaatttttttttgtttgttttccAATGTCtgcttttaataatattgggAAATATTGAgtaatattatgaattttgaatatttagtAATTAagaatgtttattttatttatatttattctacaTTTTGTTCTGAATATTTActgaataatttattttataatgaatGTGTTgaattttccttctttttgtttttttttaagaatcttatattagataaattcaataaattcaattttatttatacattaaatataactataatatatCTCAAATGTGTTATGCTTTAAGAACACATAATAAGAAGTCAGGGTACAATTTCAtgagtataaataaatgaaataaaaatgccTTGCCAATATAAGCTTTTGAATTGTGGAACGTTAGAATCTTAAGCTATTATTAGATAGGAATGTTTtagttattttttccatatataaaacaaatattattgcAAGTTCAGattaaattcattaaaaaaataattaaataaatacaaaaaaagtatttgACAAAACgctagaaaaaataaattattctaaaaggacaaataaaaaaatatatataaaaagttaaaaataaaagtgtctatattttatttatgttccTCTTTCTATTCTTTGATCTTTGTCATTTCTACTTAATAGAAATGATTATATAATCCAATTTTGTGGGCTTCTTAATATCTTTGATATATATCAGTTGATATTCCGTAAATCATTTGATGAATGAAGTTCACCTTCTATATTTACTACGTTAAATCTCCTCCTGTCAGAATGTCTATAAGTACGTTTTAAGAAGCGCCTTGGTTGTTTGCGTGTACTTAAATCGGTGAAATCAAGCCTATACCTTTGTTGCCTTTTTCTATGTCTACGTAAACGTGATCCGAAGGGAGTaaactaatatataaatgaaagtaaaaaacatatataatatgtttatttaacaACTAGagtattttaagaaaaatatgttataaatgGTAACtaataatgtatacatacataaaaaaataattttgtatttactttaaaaaaaagataaaatgtaaaaataattcccATTACTAAAGTAACTCCTGTAGAAATACGGACAAAAATgttgtttaatatatttgattcATTAGCTGATCTCCTTTTCCTCACTCTTTCGCGTGCTAGTTTTAAATCATCTTCTGTCCATGACCTTCCAGCCTGaactttgtattttttagtaTCTTCCATTTGTGTAGCAAATTTTCCTTCAACTAATACATCCATATACTTGCAAAGTagttcttcatttttatttctacttTTAGATGGACACTGCAGTGTTCCTCTCTCATCAAATTTCCATCTAATAGAGCCAGGTGCGTCTTTCACAGGAGGTAcagcttctttttttactgaAATCTTACCAAAATTCCTTTCTTTACCTTTTGTTTCATGTAGACCCACTCGTGATGAATCTCCTTGGGATGAACGTCCTTTTGCTTGATCTGCACTTGACTTTAAATTCGAATCATCTGGAGAGGATCCACCAACAGATGCTCTTGATCCATCATTTCCAGTTGTAGGCACACTTCTAGATAACATGACAGATGCTGCTAATAAATTACAATGTTGACGTCCCATTTCACTTGATGTAAGTTCGCCATTATCTAGATAATAGCATGTGCCATAAGTAATTGAGTTTAAAAATTCTGGATCTGTTATCAcagaatttaatttttcttcatcaaAATTAGCTGTAATTCCATTTAATCCATCACAACGCTCGCTACCTCTAGATCCTAAAGCGGATAAGAGTTTACTAGGATCAAACTTATCATCGcaagttaaaatataatctGGACATTCTGATAGCCCGGTCCAACAACAGTGACTCTCTCTATCATATAGTTCTTTGATAGCTTCAAGGTACGCTCTATATTTATCACTGCCAACagtattacatttattactACTTTTAATAGTGTTatagtttttaaaataatcatacaaatattttttttctattttataattcaatTCCTCGTAGTCCTTGAGAATATATCCGTAAGAACAATCATGATTATTGTGCTTAAGAAAAAGATCActttgtaatttattaaatttatcaataatatgtatatcatCCGTTTGTTGACcgtttttaaataatttccaTATTTCATGATATACCCAGTATTTATAATGTGAACAATATTCCttactttttttcaatttatccTTATCAaacacatattttaaaagttttgatacttttttacaaagtgtaatatatttttctttgtgAGTAGAAGTTATTCCCTCAAATTCAGTACAATGTTGACCATCAGTCACATCTTTAACTTCATCTTCcaattctttatatatattatacggTTTTGAAtccttaaaaattttttcctgAAAATTGAAagtataaaatgaattattcatgtactaaaatatttcttacaaagatttatttttgtcaTGTTACATGTGAAAAgtgataatttaatatagtatcattatcattatttcaattaaaaatgaaaatatacataatctACAGCTTCCATTTCTATAATTTCCTTTCCCTCTTACAATGTATATACtagattatataattaaaactgtatatatatatatatatttacgtataaaTAATGACGACCTATTTACAATTAGCTCATTTCGagcattttcttttttttattagtaattACATCCATTTACATATTTCTTAAAGAAATGTAAcactaatttattttataaaataaattataactgtatcgtttttattacattaatattGTTCATTAAAACCGAAATAACTTTAACATTTATGCGGTATAATTGTAAATAGTAAAAGAGAAAGAATgtattatagaaaaaatttattctctctctatatatatatgtacataagtaattaattgttattatctaattttctttaattgaaaatataaattttaatataaaaaataaaaaattgtaatgccctatcatatatttttgttttcaagCATTTTTATAcacttaaatatttatatatatctaaatatGGTATTCCATCAAAATTACCAAATTTCCTTGTTTAGAAGTTATTTTTCTATTCGTGAATATAATCATCACCCCATTAAAACTATATCTTCTACTCTATATATGCGCATTACCATAATTAACCGAGTTcatattagaaaaattataaaaatgtaattaaaaagagaaatattaagaaaaaaagaaaagaaacacaaacaaataaactttttttaatgataaaaaattttacttagaaaatttattttacttataatTCCACAATTTAGATAACCTATATTTAACGcaaatacaaattatttaCCTCTTTTAATGACCACAATAAACTGTAAGTCGATATTGTTTTTCTTGTTTCATTATTACAGTTCACATAGCATATATTATGTTGTACATCAATGCGcatatgaataaaatgaacTAATCAGatcaattatttttagtaaaaacTTTAATATGTTCATTCGCTTAAAAAGAAggataaaaacatttttatttttcccgcataataaaaatattattttgaagaTAACTAATAGGCAATTAGCATGATTCAAATAtagtttaatattaaattttggaaatatatttgcaatatttatttaatttttcatagaaactgaaaaaatatttaaaacgAACATTATTATGAGGCACAATTTGTATGGAttatttaatactttttatacattttcttttgtttaatgataaatgaactaaaatataatttattatatcagtaaattaagaaaatattagagaatgttttcttatttttttaaatacatatataatatatatatatatatatatatataacattttgtgttttaaaaataaaaacgtaTAAAATATTGCAATTAGGGCATAAGTCAATTATTAGcatgttttaataaaattataacacatgaaaattaagaaaataacaTTACAAACTATAttgcatatattaatatacatggaaagaagatttattttctgtcaattttatgcataagagaaaataaatattttttatgttacatattacatttatattttatataatttcattttattttttgtttttttgctTGCATAACTTGCTGGTTCGCATACTATGCCTTTGTTTTgctacataaataaattattttattatgctaATATTAATGTAACTTGTTTAagtgcaaaataaaaatgcgaATAAAAGTATGTTTTCTTAATGAAGCttctttagaaaaaaaaataaaacttataaTAATACTTCTTTATAcattgaataaaaaaaaataatagtattgcatatattttcaaaaggtatcatatgttaatttttatttattttgttctcataatttacttattatgttatatactttttttggTTAGAGGTATTAACAGCTGTAAGATTACCTTATTGTCACTCATGAGATTACACAGAATTACCTAATAATACAATAGTGGACATTgcataatgtaaataaaatgctttaattatttttattgaaatatatcttccttaaatccttttttaaaaattttttcttattatgttagattatttattttagatTTCGATAATCTCCATATGTTAAATTCCATAAATTATATGCTTCATAATTTCTAATCATAGTCATCATACAATTACCattagatatataaattatttttataatcctggcttatttttgtttattactttaaatatgttatgcttcaatatattaagtatatCAAATGAACCAATTAAtccattaatttattaatatttaagttAAAAATTCTTCTCAGTCTTATTCCTGTTTTTGCTCTACTTTTTAGTTTAAAGTTAACTTGAAAGGACAATGATaacattttctttattctcGAATGTACGTAGTTATATacagaatttatttttagaaaaatgtgcaaacaattattaattacttcacattttttatgttctaaagaatataatattatatgaaaaaagtaatacATTCGAAAAATACccaaatttaatattttttccaaaaaatttatttctgctgatcttatataatatagttttacttattatctatttgtttaaaaataaaatatttaaaaagaaaaagtatcCATTTTTGTTAGCTATTTTGTAAGTTCagtttaaatgtaaatattgaTATACTCTTGGGGTGACcgaattataatattactcAGCAGATAAAATAACAGATATATTTAGTGAAATATTAGATATAccattaataatattgttttatatacattttcttcGAAcattaatttgaaaaaatataaaaaaaaaaaaaattaatttatgaatttattaaattagaaaatacGTTTCATGTaacattttctttaattGAATGATTGTGTTAAAGGAGtatattttccatataattcattcatttaaatttactgtttcaaattatattatgtggTATTATAATCTATATCAGTGTATACAATAATGTGTAAAAAAGACTTAAATacttcatttatttgttatatatttactaagtctataaatagatatataaaattatatgcatattccTTTGGtcaaatgaatgaataaacgaaaaaaacaCCAATGTACCTCAATTATATAACatctattaataaatattttatattcctaTATATCTTctattaaagatatattaataaaatatattattttacttcacTTTTTCACCTATTGCGAAATTTTTAGTAGTTCGTTAGAggtttaagaaatattttttcaaacttTAAACGGATTAATAACTTTTTCTAAATACGTAATAGATaagatgataaaaatactcgtactataacattatatataataataaaacatataaattatcgCAAAAgtgttaaatttattagtttattaacttcttaaattttagaatatcactaataatatata
This window contains:
- a CDS encoding hypothetical protein (Plasmodium exported protein), with protein sequence MEQKNKFLFFNIIAIFIFLSWVYYFNNENPFNISLNENCRHRKKLDTKIYRLLAKYKRNKDSSVVFVKVKVPIKEEYAEKDVFNKDEVSRRKNNQLGKHIYNNIGDYELSRENNSSVCTRRDPHFGKRIYDHIYYKNHVRFATNNDFNFLKSSKNRKINMLRALFIIYLPIVLLNIAMIDFSSWTLRDIIPEDWKIPIIILIYILPMVFMPLAIFICRKLEKYDKMLYIKSKMYNRKYRPLTNIGF